A genomic segment from Scomber japonicus isolate fScoJap1 chromosome 11, fScoJap1.pri, whole genome shotgun sequence encodes:
- the LOC128367503 gene encoding olfactory receptor 11A1-like, translated as MDDELNITYITIGGYVEVDKYRYVYFLIMFTVYILIIGSNIIIVCLIWVHENLHEPMYVFIAALLLNAVLYSTTIYPKMLIDFLSEKQIISYSACLFQFYIFYTLGLSDFLLLSAMAYDRYVSICKPLQYPVIMRKTTISIFLVLSWLLPACQMAVLVIQIADTKLCNFNLKGIFCNNAVYSLHCVRSKFVTIYGVVLLFNVILLPMLFVMFTYVRILILTYQSCKEIRKKAAETCLPHLLVLISITCFSVYDVSIARLESKFTKMARLIMTLQIVLYHPLFNPLIYGLKMKEISKHLKRLFCRAKRL; from the coding sequence ATGGATGatgaattaaatataacatatataactaTTGGTGGGTATGTGGAAGTGGACAAATacagatatgtttattttttgatcatgtttacagtatatattctAATAATCGGCAGTAATATCATTATTGTGTGTCTTATATGGGTTCATGAAAACCTTCATGAGCCTATGTATGTTTTCATTGCAGCTTTGTTACTGAATGCTGTTCTTTACAGCACTACTATCTACCCAAAAATGTTAATTGACTTTTTATCTGAAAAACAGATCATATCATATTCAGCCTGTCTTTttcaattttatatattttacactttaggCTTGTCTGATTTCTTACTGTTGTCAGCCATGGCTTATGACAGGTATGTGTCTATATGTAAACCTCTGCAATATCCAGTTATCATGAGAAAAACTACTATCAGTATTTTTCTGGTTTTATCATGGCTTTTGCCAGCTTGTCAAATGGCAGTGCTAGTAATACAGATTGCTGATACTAAACTGtgcaactttaatttaaaaggaATATTTTGTAACAATGCAGTTTACAGTCTTCATTGTGTGAGATCAAAATTTGTGACAATATATGGTGTGGTTCTTTTATTCAATGTTATACTACTCCCTATGCTCTTTGTAATGTTTACATATGTAAggatattaatattaacataCCAAAGTTGTAAAGAAATCAggaaaaaagcagcagagacatGTTTACCCCACTTGTTGGTTTTAATCAGCATCACCTGTTTTAGTGTATATGATGTCAGTATAGCTCGACTGGAATCTAAGTTTACAAAAATGGCACGTCTAATAATGACGTTACAAATAGTTTTGTATCATCCTTTGTTTAATCCACTCATATATGGgctcaaaatgaaagaaatttcTAAACACCTCAAAAGGTTGTTCTGCCGAGCCAAAAGACTCTGA